From Phenylobacterium montanum, the proteins below share one genomic window:
- a CDS encoding TonB-dependent receptor — protein MKRRLLLQSTILAAGLMAGQAFGQTAPSAQQPPPSADQAGPSSQAIGEVVVTGVFSAKRIEAAPISINVVTTSQLSEQNAVSAADLLKNVPGVFVNSSLGEIRNVVFSRGISANSLDGAGGYYYVSLQEDGLPVDLITASNYGPDYYLRPDITLSRLEGLRGGTAAITGPNAPGGIFNYISKNGRSDPGVELAAKYGLQGDGSLPYYRVDAYVGGKAMDNLYYSIGGFYRTDDGTHDAGYALNKGGQVKANLLWNYSQGSVLLTAKYLDDSNDWNEFTPAFGGKTIAPGFSNTTSDLQPANASHCFPRVGGGRGCWNPSDLVHSKSLAFGATWKHEFSDGFHIENKMRYSHNRSQWNSGAVLSVVSLEDPIVNIIMGTAFAPGAFNYYQGGKLLASITSQGNAFAPGNYTVNSNNLPNQGILTGSNLPGNIGAYVGFGDVQNSYSDQFVDQFTVTKDLGQHHLALGAYVALARLSTNASGSPGIGLMTLTPKPQMMTETYTPAGGSTVYQVTDPTGFGAYGQPAVDGYHGNQELYSVFFGDSWKVNDKLTLEAGGRWESIKYDIFNQSWTSSPFGAVPQLNSSGGADGNPLTLYDNGVSTPGPIYRTKRDYDYFNYSLAVDYDLTSDLATYVRYTEGSKAPDFGGIEAINTPGRIATEFDAPQKIRQAEIGIKYSRSGISLQLFPFYSLLENVNVPAVFNYTSGPLIGQQYVEPAFQGQITTYGVEVAGAARITSSFNVHGNLTLQEPKASKFYNWTQGPKGDGSDDVKTLIKSGDADNNPKIITRAGFDWNALPDVKLFGEVTYLGKRAANAADAFYLPAFTTVDLGAAWNVTKNIKLQFNVNNVFDEVGVMSWSSTGFLASLNRQGLTPAAYNPRALYPIVPSQARSYFLTLSAKY, from the coding sequence ATGAAGCGACGCCTTCTTTTGCAATCCACGATTCTGGCGGCCGGTCTGATGGCCGGCCAGGCGTTTGGGCAGACGGCGCCGTCTGCGCAGCAACCGCCGCCGTCGGCCGATCAAGCTGGCCCGAGTTCTCAGGCGATTGGGGAGGTGGTGGTCACCGGCGTCTTCAGCGCCAAGAGGATCGAAGCCGCTCCGATTTCGATCAATGTGGTGACGACGTCCCAACTCTCCGAGCAGAACGCGGTATCGGCCGCGGATCTGCTGAAGAACGTGCCGGGCGTGTTTGTCAATTCCTCGCTCGGCGAGATCCGCAACGTCGTGTTTTCGCGGGGCATTTCCGCTAACTCGCTCGACGGCGCCGGCGGCTACTACTACGTGTCGCTGCAGGAAGACGGGCTTCCGGTCGACCTGATCACGGCGTCGAACTACGGTCCTGACTACTACCTGCGGCCGGACATCACCTTGAGCCGCCTGGAAGGCCTGCGCGGCGGCACGGCGGCGATCACCGGCCCCAACGCCCCCGGCGGCATCTTCAACTATATCTCCAAGAACGGCCGCAGCGACCCCGGCGTCGAACTGGCCGCCAAGTACGGTCTGCAAGGCGATGGAAGCCTGCCCTATTACCGCGTCGACGCCTATGTCGGCGGCAAGGCGATGGACAACCTCTATTATTCGATCGGCGGCTTTTATCGCACCGACGACGGCACCCATGACGCCGGCTACGCGCTGAACAAGGGCGGTCAGGTCAAGGCCAACCTGCTTTGGAACTATTCGCAAGGCTCGGTGCTGCTGACCGCCAAATACCTCGACGATTCCAACGATTGGAACGAGTTCACGCCGGCGTTCGGCGGCAAGACGATCGCGCCGGGGTTCAGTAACACGACCTCAGACCTGCAACCTGCCAACGCCAGCCACTGCTTCCCGCGCGTCGGCGGCGGTCGTGGATGCTGGAACCCATCCGATCTGGTCCATTCGAAGTCGCTCGCTTTCGGCGCGACGTGGAAGCACGAGTTCTCCGACGGCTTCCACATCGAGAACAAGATGCGCTACTCGCACAACCGGTCTCAGTGGAACTCCGGGGCGGTGCTTTCTGTGGTGTCGCTGGAAGATCCCATCGTCAACATCATCATGGGAACCGCTTTTGCGCCGGGCGCCTTCAACTACTACCAGGGCGGTAAGTTGCTGGCGTCGATAACATCTCAGGGCAACGCGTTCGCCCCCGGCAACTACACGGTCAACAGCAACAATCTTCCAAACCAGGGAATCCTGACCGGCAGCAACCTGCCGGGCAATATCGGCGCCTACGTCGGCTTCGGCGACGTGCAGAACTCCTATTCGGACCAGTTTGTCGACCAGTTCACCGTCACCAAGGATTTGGGCCAGCACCACCTCGCGCTCGGCGCCTATGTCGCGCTCGCCAGGCTTTCCACGAACGCCAGCGGCAGCCCCGGCATCGGCCTGATGACCCTGACGCCAAAGCCCCAGATGATGACGGAGACCTACACGCCGGCCGGCGGCAGCACGGTTTATCAGGTGACTGACCCGACCGGCTTTGGCGCCTATGGCCAGCCGGCCGTTGACGGCTATCATGGCAATCAGGAGCTGTATTCGGTCTTCTTCGGCGACAGCTGGAAGGTGAACGACAAGCTGACGCTGGAGGCTGGAGGCCGCTGGGAGTCGATCAAGTACGATATTTTCAATCAGTCCTGGACTTCGTCCCCGTTTGGCGCAGTTCCGCAGCTCAATTCCAGCGGTGGCGCCGATGGCAATCCATTGACGCTCTACGACAACGGCGTGTCGACCCCGGGCCCGATCTATCGAACCAAGCGGGACTACGACTACTTCAACTATTCGTTGGCGGTCGACTATGACCTGACCAGCGATCTTGCGACCTATGTCCGCTATACCGAGGGCAGCAAGGCGCCGGACTTCGGCGGCATCGAGGCCATCAACACGCCCGGTCGGATTGCGACCGAATTCGACGCGCCGCAAAAGATTCGCCAGGCCGAAATCGGGATCAAATACAGCCGCAGTGGGATCAGCCTTCAGCTGTTCCCCTTCTACAGCCTGCTTGAAAACGTGAACGTGCCCGCCGTGTTCAACTACACATCGGGCCCATTGATCGGCCAGCAATATGTCGAACCTGCCTTCCAGGGCCAGATCACGACCTATGGTGTCGAAGTCGCCGGCGCCGCTCGGATCACCTCTTCCTTCAACGTTCACGGCAACCTGACCCTGCAGGAGCCGAAGGCGAGCAAGTTCTACAATTGGACGCAGGGGCCGAAGGGCGACGGCAGCGATGACGTCAAGACGTTGATCAAGTCCGGAGACGCCGACAACAACCCCAAGATCATCACCCGCGCCGGCTTCGACTGGAACGCGCTGCCTGACGTCAAGCTGTTCGGCGAGGTGACTTATCTGGGCAAGCGCGCCGCGAACGCCGCGGACGCCTTCTATCTGCCCGCCTTCACCACCGTCGACCTGGGCGCCGCCTGGAACGTGACCAAGAACATCAAGCTTCAGTTCAACGTGAACAACGTGTTCGACGAGGTCGGGGTGATGTCCTGGTCGAGCACCGGCTTCCTGGCCAGCCTCAACCGCCAGGGGCTGACGCCCGCCGCCTATAACCCGCGAGCGCTCTATCCGATCGTGCCGTCCCAGGCCCGGTCCTATTTCCTGACGCTCTCAGCAAAGTACTGA
- a CDS encoding YceI family protein, with the protein MTPERYSPIAIALHWIIALLLALQLGLGWRMVGLTAGSVMFAAFQLHKSLGISILMLSLLRLAARLKLKKPDPPAGSVATRLAARGVHAALYGFMIAGPLTGWALVSTARVKVPTRLFGLLPWPHLPLDQAWRGPAEAAHTMLAFVGAGLIVLHLAGAVRHHLATASGGVIGRMAPGISTAAGEDRAALTVAALATLTLSAVFAGPWLVFSRPSAPAIQRAALAAGPAPAAPAPRTADAPSFGRSQTNSSRAGAQLAADDPSPAPVAAWTVEEGGQLGFTARLNGAPVEGRFAKWAGDIRFSPENLPASRIAVRVDLASGSTDDAERDAMLVGPNFLAVADSAEAIFRSRSIKRVGGDRYSAAGALSLHGVSRPVVLDFTLNIRGEEASVSGVTTLDRTTFAVGSGDWASTDQLAAGVQVAFKFKARRQAAPQERPS; encoded by the coding sequence ATGACTCCCGAGCGCTATTCGCCGATCGCCATCGCGCTGCATTGGATCATAGCGCTGCTCTTGGCGCTTCAGCTCGGCCTTGGCTGGCGCATGGTCGGCTTGACGGCCGGGAGCGTCATGTTCGCCGCCTTTCAGCTGCACAAGAGCCTCGGGATTTCGATCCTGATGCTCTCGCTCCTGCGGCTTGCGGCTCGGCTGAAGCTGAAAAAGCCGGATCCGCCGGCGGGTTCCGTTGCGACCAGGCTGGCGGCCCGCGGCGTGCACGCCGCGCTCTACGGGTTCATGATCGCCGGGCCGCTCACGGGGTGGGCGCTGGTGTCCACCGCGCGGGTCAAGGTTCCGACGCGTCTGTTCGGACTTTTACCTTGGCCGCATCTGCCTTTGGACCAGGCTTGGCGCGGCCCCGCGGAGGCGGCTCATACTATGCTCGCCTTCGTGGGAGCCGGCTTGATCGTTCTGCACCTGGCCGGCGCCGTGCGTCACCATCTCGCAACAGCGTCCGGCGGTGTGATCGGCCGAATGGCGCCCGGGATTTCCACTGCGGCGGGCGAGGACAGGGCCGCATTGACGGTGGCCGCTCTAGCAACCCTGACCCTATCGGCGGTGTTCGCGGGGCCATGGTTGGTCTTCAGTCGCCCCTCTGCCCCTGCAATACAGCGCGCGGCGTTGGCGGCCGGTCCCGCCCCAGCCGCGCCAGCGCCTCGGACAGCCGATGCGCCGTCGTTCGGTCGAAGCCAGACGAATTCCTCCCGCGCCGGTGCGCAATTGGCCGCAGACGATCCGAGCCCGGCGCCAGTCGCCGCCTGGACAGTCGAAGAGGGTGGCCAGCTCGGCTTTACCGCAAGGCTTAACGGCGCACCGGTGGAAGGCCGGTTCGCAAAGTGGGCCGGCGATATACGCTTCAGTCCTGAAAATCTCCCGGCCAGCCGCATTGCGGTTCGTGTCGATCTGGCGTCCGGATCCACGGACGATGCTGAGCGCGATGCAATGCTGGTGGGCCCGAATTTTCTGGCTGTCGCCGATAGCGCCGAAGCCATATTTCGCTCAAGAAGCATCAAGCGGGTTGGCGGTGACCGGTACTCCGCCGCCGGCGCGCTCTCTCTTCACGGCGTTTCCCGTCCGGTTGTTCTCGACTTCACGCTGAATATCAGGGGCGAGGAGGCCTCCGTGTCCGGCGTCACGACACTCGACCGCACGACATTCGCCGTCGGCTCGGGTGATTGGGCGTCGACGGACCAACTGGCCGCCGGTGTCCAGGTGGCGTTCAAGTTCAAGGCTCGCCGGCAGGCTGCTCCCCAGGAGCGTCCATCATGA
- a CDS encoding YceI family protein: MALTIAGAGSQIFCISALPCRAGEMSVPRPLYLSVIGAAAALIAQSAAAGVETTDAAKIPAGAYELDPSHASVAARVNHLGFSTTTVRFPKVSARFVYDPLHPQASQLDVTVETASLTTDWPERDRDLKSPAFFNVAAFPTAQYTANALTPLDASHARVDGQLTLLGVTRPVSMDVALVGSGLGMMNDRRAGFSAHLQFKRSDFGMKTFLPAVGDTVDVAIDAEFAKK; encoded by the coding sequence GTGGCCCTGACCATCGCCGGCGCCGGATCCCAGATTTTTTGCATCAGCGCCTTGCCTTGCAGGGCAGGAGAAATGAGCGTGCCTAGACCCCTGTACCTAAGCGTCATTGGCGCTGCCGCCGCCCTGATCGCGCAGAGCGCGGCGGCCGGCGTCGAGACGACCGACGCCGCCAAAATACCGGCGGGAGCCTATGAACTCGACCCGAGCCATGCCTCGGTCGCGGCGCGGGTCAACCATCTCGGCTTTTCCACCACCACGGTCCGCTTTCCAAAGGTTTCGGCCAGGTTCGTCTATGATCCTCTGCATCCGCAGGCGTCCCAACTCGACGTCACGGTCGAGACCGCTTCGCTGACGACGGATTGGCCGGAGCGGGACAGAGATTTGAAGTCCCCCGCCTTCTTCAATGTCGCAGCCTTTCCGACGGCCCAGTACACCGCAAACGCCCTGACGCCGCTCGATGCGAGCCATGCGCGTGTTGACGGCCAACTGACCCTTTTGGGCGTCACCCGGCCGGTCTCGATGGATGTCGCCCTGGTCGGCTCGGGCCTGGGGATGATGAATGATCGCCGGGCGGGCTTTTCGGCGCACCTGCAATTCAAGCGCTCCGACTTCGGCATGAAGACCTTCCTTCCCGCCGTGGGTGACACCGTCGATGTCGCGATCGACGCCGAATTCGCGAAGAAGTAG
- a CDS encoding MBL fold metallo-hydrolase, with protein MGLTLFFSRVGASIALCLTALAGAAQVKAAPLKVEIYNPGEKGAFPVSSEIISGKSEVLLVDAQFRRSDAEALVDRLKATGKILTAIYISQSDPDFYFGLDTVTAAFPGVKVLATPQTVSAIRANKDAKLAYWGPMLKDQAPRALIVPQAIAGESLRIDGEVVKIVGLDGPSPDRTALWIPSERTIVGGVVVFAGSHVWMADTQTPSARKAWIAELDRIIALKPRRVVPGHFIPGADDANALSVQSVKFTRDYVQAFDEEAARASDAALLIAAMKSRYPSLPGEPVLEMSAKVAKGEMKWP; from the coding sequence GTGGGACTGACACTCTTCTTCTCTCGGGTCGGCGCGTCGATCGCGCTCTGTCTGACCGCGCTTGCCGGAGCGGCCCAGGTCAAGGCCGCCCCGCTGAAGGTGGAAATCTACAATCCCGGTGAAAAGGGCGCCTTTCCCGTCTCATCCGAGATCATTTCGGGAAAGTCGGAAGTCCTGCTGGTCGACGCCCAGTTCCGGCGCAGCGACGCCGAGGCCCTGGTCGACCGTCTCAAGGCTACCGGCAAGATCCTGACCGCCATCTATATCAGTCAAAGCGATCCAGACTTCTACTTCGGGCTCGACACGGTCACGGCGGCCTTTCCCGGCGTGAAGGTGCTCGCCACGCCCCAGACCGTCTCCGCCATTCGCGCCAACAAGGACGCCAAGCTGGCCTATTGGGGTCCGATGCTGAAGGATCAGGCGCCCAGGGCGCTGATCGTGCCGCAGGCGATCGCGGGCGAAAGCCTGCGCATCGATGGCGAGGTGGTGAAGATCGTGGGGCTCGACGGACCTTCGCCTGACCGGACCGCCCTCTGGATTCCATCTGAACGGACCATTGTCGGCGGCGTGGTCGTATTCGCGGGCAGCCACGTCTGGATGGCCGACACCCAGACGCCCAGCGCCCGCAAGGCCTGGATCGCTGAACTGGACCGGATCATCGCCCTGAAGCCCCGCCGGGTCGTGCCCGGACACTTCATCCCCGGCGCCGACGACGCAAACGCCTTGTCGGTTCAATCGGTCAAGTTCACGCGGGACTATGTCCAGGCCTTCGACGAAGAAGCCGCCCGCGCCTCGGACGCAGCATTGCTGATCGCGGCCATGAAGTCCCGCTACCCGAGCCTTCCCGGCGAACCGGTCCTGGAGATGAGCGCCAAGGTCGCCAAGGGCGAGATGAAGTGGCCCTGA
- a CDS encoding Rrf2 family transcriptional regulator, which produces MADLGREDERAGPSIASALEDALVDQGWPSGQVFGPERVLASNFDAAVPRLRQALRILEGRGVCQMRRGPGGGLVVLPPSRRQAAELLADNLRWTGATAADVWKMRAWFEPMAAAAAADQGRLARSLSDASGDPCLSLLLECLDQFPGGTDESSSSAREALWRAIAEGSARSAAQIAAECVAQRQARATDLPWPQSGIRRVGAVRSSNLASQLARRIAVDITFARCRNREWLGAIQQLCDRYHASHGVMVEAIRMLEDAQVVESRRGRAGGITLRTPGTAAVVPLLHAHIAGSGASGRDVSAASRRLNGLAALEAAASANDRERWSREAQLVRVVPVENGHFTWLRLQREIYEAAGNPVLHAFGCCFAGYNVRAHAPGRDLSRQNGEALLEICHQLLLALAQGDGQAAAHGQNAGLDLLQRRDERAA; this is translated from the coding sequence GTGGCCGATCTCGGGCGCGAGGACGAGCGCGCCGGTCCGTCGATCGCCAGCGCGCTCGAAGACGCGTTGGTGGATCAGGGGTGGCCGTCGGGCCAGGTGTTTGGTCCTGAGCGGGTGCTGGCGAGCAATTTCGATGCGGCCGTTCCGCGATTGCGGCAGGCGTTGCGAATCCTGGAAGGCCGGGGCGTGTGCCAGATGAGGCGCGGGCCAGGGGGCGGGTTGGTGGTGCTTCCGCCGAGCCGACGGCAGGCGGCGGAACTGTTAGCTGACAATCTTCGCTGGACCGGAGCCACGGCGGCCGACGTCTGGAAAATGCGAGCCTGGTTCGAGCCGATGGCCGCCGCCGCGGCCGCCGATCAAGGACGCCTCGCCCGTTCCTTGTCTGACGCGAGCGGAGACCCGTGCCTCTCCTTGCTGCTTGAGTGCCTGGATCAGTTTCCTGGCGGGACGGACGAAAGCTCAAGCTCGGCGCGCGAGGCGCTTTGGCGGGCGATCGCCGAGGGGAGCGCGCGCTCGGCGGCGCAGATCGCGGCGGAGTGTGTCGCCCAGCGCCAGGCTCGAGCGACGGACCTGCCCTGGCCGCAGTCCGGGATCCGGCGCGTCGGCGCGGTCCGTTCTTCCAATCTGGCGAGTCAGCTTGCCCGCCGGATCGCTGTCGACATCACATTCGCTCGCTGCCGTAATCGAGAATGGCTGGGGGCCATCCAGCAGCTCTGCGATCGCTACCATGCCAGCCACGGGGTTATGGTGGAGGCGATCCGGATGCTGGAGGACGCCCAGGTGGTGGAAAGTCGGCGCGGGCGCGCCGGGGGCATTACCTTGCGCACGCCAGGCACGGCGGCGGTCGTCCCCCTCCTGCATGCCCATATCGCCGGATCGGGCGCCAGCGGGCGAGATGTCAGCGCGGCGTCGCGCCGGCTCAATGGGCTCGCGGCTCTGGAGGCTGCGGCCTCTGCGAATGACCGGGAGCGCTGGTCGCGCGAGGCGCAGCTTGTTCGGGTTGTTCCAGTCGAAAACGGCCATTTCACTTGGTTGCGGCTGCAACGCGAAATCTATGAAGCCGCCGGCAATCCAGTCTTGCATGCCTTCGGCTGTTGCTTCGCCGGCTACAACGTCCGGGCCCACGCTCCGGGCCGCGACCTCTCACGGCAGAATGGCGAGGCATTGCTGGAGATCTGCCATCAGCTGCTGCTGGCTCTCGCCCAAGGCGACGGCCAGGCGGCGGCCCATGGACAGAACGCCGGCCTCGACCTTCTACAGCGAAGGGACGAGCGGGCCGCCTAG
- a CDS encoding aromatic ring-hydroxylating dioxygenase subunit alpha: MGVNDLPTDCWFMAAWSAEVGAALLRRRLCGEPILLYRLEDGSVAALEDRCPHRFAPLSRGERIGDTVQCGYHGLTFDRTGACIRNPFSEHIPKGARVRTWPTHERDGIVWLWIGGAEAADPATIPNFGMLMVDGTAPITGYTPMAANFEFGVDNLMDLSHIEFVHKGSFAGAGVIFAGNHCIRQDGETLHSNWWMPDVPAPSHTTGRYPPDMRTDHWLDMRWNVPASMYLQIGAAPVGQPREAGVIVHQAHILTPETADTAHYFWATTRAGDFVSQEADHFLEQLMRQAFDQEDKPTIEAAYANLIGAGFWDRRPIFLGVDRGAAEARRILIERRTERTANPSTPAAVEAGPARAR; this comes from the coding sequence ATGGGCGTGAATGATCTTCCCACCGACTGCTGGTTCATGGCCGCCTGGAGCGCTGAAGTCGGCGCCGCTCTCCTGCGACGGCGCCTGTGTGGTGAGCCGATCCTACTCTACCGGCTGGAGGACGGATCCGTTGCTGCGCTCGAAGATCGGTGCCCCCATCGTTTCGCCCCGTTGAGCCGGGGGGAGCGCATCGGCGACACCGTGCAATGCGGCTATCACGGACTCACTTTCGACCGGACCGGCGCCTGCATCCGTAATCCATTTTCGGAGCACATTCCCAAGGGCGCGCGGGTGCGTACCTGGCCGACCCACGAGCGTGACGGGATCGTATGGCTGTGGATAGGGGGCGCCGAAGCGGCCGACCCAGCGACCATTCCGAACTTCGGCATGTTGATGGTGGACGGTACAGCGCCCATCACCGGCTACACGCCCATGGCGGCGAACTTTGAGTTTGGCGTCGACAACCTGATGGACCTCAGCCACATCGAGTTCGTCCACAAGGGTAGCTTCGCCGGCGCGGGGGTGATCTTCGCCGGCAATCACTGCATCCGGCAGGACGGTGAAACGCTGCATTCAAACTGGTGGATGCCGGACGTGCCTGCGCCTTCGCACACGACGGGTCGCTACCCGCCGGACATGCGCACCGATCATTGGCTCGACATGCGCTGGAACGTCCCGGCCAGCATGTATCTGCAGATCGGCGCCGCACCCGTGGGCCAGCCGCGCGAGGCGGGGGTTATTGTGCATCAGGCCCATATCCTGACGCCCGAGACGGCGGACACGGCTCACTATTTCTGGGCCACCACGCGCGCCGGTGATTTCGTCAGCCAGGAAGCCGACCACTTCCTCGAGCAACTGATGCGGCAGGCCTTCGACCAGGAGGACAAGCCGACTATCGAAGCGGCCTATGCCAACCTTATCGGCGCCGGCTTCTGGGATCGTCGCCCGATCTTCCTGGGCGTCGACCGTGGCGCTGCAGAAGCCCGAAGGATCTTGATCGAGCGCCGAACGGAGCGGACCGCGAACCCCTCGACGCCGGCAGCGGTCGAAGCTGGGCCCGCGCGCGCGAGATGA
- a CDS encoding alpha/beta hydrolase family protein has translation MALFDYFPNYVWNLSLAIALESGGKIGEIVDMCAPIRAAAERGEDAGTAEFMTEWVRMADKLADLAAEDEARGRKFSAGAKLERASLYYQVAERMQGHGHPGREAMYARALSTFEAAMSLGGQAVRRVTIPYEGKSLSALWTPAPGEGAKPAVVYCNGLDSTKELLYFSFLPHALARRGISTLCVDQPGTGEALRTEGLPATHESERWASRWVDWLQAQPDVDPQRIGMTGISLGGYYAPRAVAFEPRFAAGAVWGANHDWAEVQRKRLRREGENPVPHYWAHVHWVFGAKDMDDFLQKASGMTLDGVMERIRVPFLITHGARDRQIGLEYAHRSFEQLTNSPHRELKIFTDREGGVEHVGADNMAFGRDFIADWFADALGGRTG, from the coding sequence ATGGCCCTGTTCGACTATTTCCCCAACTATGTCTGGAACCTCTCGCTCGCCATCGCACTGGAAAGCGGCGGCAAGATCGGCGAGATCGTTGACATGTGCGCGCCGATCCGGGCCGCCGCAGAACGGGGCGAGGACGCCGGCACCGCCGAATTCATGACCGAGTGGGTCAGGATGGCGGACAAGCTGGCTGATCTCGCCGCTGAGGACGAAGCCCGTGGCCGAAAGTTTTCGGCGGGCGCCAAGCTCGAGCGCGCCAGTCTTTACTACCAGGTCGCCGAGCGCATGCAGGGTCATGGCCACCCCGGCCGCGAGGCCATGTACGCGCGCGCGCTGTCGACGTTCGAGGCGGCAATGAGCTTGGGCGGTCAGGCGGTGCGGCGTGTGACCATCCCCTATGAGGGAAAATCGCTTTCGGCCCTCTGGACCCCGGCGCCTGGCGAGGGCGCCAAGCCTGCGGTGGTCTATTGCAACGGGCTCGATAGCACCAAGGAGCTGCTCTATTTCTCCTTCCTGCCCCACGCTCTGGCCCGGCGAGGGATCTCCACCCTTTGCGTCGACCAACCCGGGACCGGTGAGGCCCTGCGCACGGAAGGCTTGCCGGCGACCCATGAGAGCGAACGCTGGGCGTCGAGATGGGTGGACTGGCTGCAGGCCCAGCCGGATGTCGATCCACAGCGGATCGGCATGACCGGCATTTCGCTCGGCGGCTACTACGCGCCGCGGGCCGTCGCCTTCGAGCCCCGCTTCGCCGCCGGCGCTGTCTGGGGCGCCAACCACGACTGGGCCGAGGTGCAGCGCAAACGTCTGCGCCGCGAGGGCGAGAATCCGGTTCCACACTATTGGGCCCACGTCCATTGGGTGTTCGGCGCAAAGGACATGGACGATTTCCTGCAGAAGGCGTCGGGCATGACGCTGGACGGCGTCATGGAGCGGATCAGGGTCCCGTTCCTGATTACCCATGGGGCCAGGGATCGCCAGATCGGCCTGGAATATGCCCACCGAAGCTTCGAACAACTGACGAACAGCCCGCACCGCGAGCTCAAGATCTTCACCGATCGTGAAGGCGGCGTCGAACACGTCGGCGCCGACAACATGGCCTTCGGCCGCGACTTCATCGCCGACTGGTTCGCAGACGCGCTGGGTGGCCGGACGGGGTGA
- a CDS encoding VOC family protein — MSRVTEIRHVGYGVHDLPAERNFYRDVWGLKEVAEVAGVIYLAAEGHDEPFVVRLREAPHDRIDLIALAAETRVDVDVLHEAVAAAGCRIVFRPQDLQSPGGGYGFRFFSPDGLPFEISTEVARGPSRSLQRWEGIPERISHIVLHSPDHKGLVQFFVDVLGFRLSDWLGDFMAFLRCNQWHHRIAILPGPPCLNHVAYDMHSIDDMMRGVARLKSQGVDIRWGPGRHTAGDNTFSYFVTPNGFAVEYTAELEAVDFDRHEAKVHKPSLQVMDQWGIGVGGPQTMPHPQADAGLFQPTEV; from the coding sequence ATGAGCCGTGTGACCGAAATTCGCCACGTCGGCTATGGCGTGCACGATTTGCCCGCCGAGCGGAATTTCTATCGTGACGTCTGGGGGTTGAAGGAGGTCGCGGAAGTGGCCGGCGTGATCTATCTCGCCGCCGAGGGCCACGACGAGCCGTTTGTCGTCCGTCTTCGTGAAGCGCCGCATGACCGGATCGATTTGATCGCGTTGGCCGCCGAGACCCGCGTGGACGTCGACGTCCTGCACGAGGCGGTGGCGGCGGCTGGCTGTCGCATCGTCTTCCGACCCCAAGACCTGCAAAGCCCCGGCGGCGGCTACGGTTTCCGCTTCTTCTCCCCGGACGGCCTGCCGTTCGAGATCTCGACCGAGGTCGCACGAGGCCCTTCGCGTTCGCTGCAGCGATGGGAGGGAATCCCCGAGCGGATCAGCCACATCGTACTTCATTCTCCCGATCACAAGGGTCTGGTTCAGTTCTTCGTCGATGTCCTCGGCTTCCGGCTTTCGGATTGGCTGGGTGACTTCATGGCGTTCCTGCGCTGCAACCAATGGCACCACCGCATCGCCATCCTGCCCGGGCCGCCCTGCCTGAACCACGTCGCCTACGACATGCATTCGATTGACGACATGATGCGGGGGGTCGCGCGTCTGAAGAGCCAGGGCGTCGACATCCGGTGGGGACCGGGCCGGCATACCGCGGGCGACAATACGTTCAGCTATTTCGTGACCCCGAATGGTTTCGCCGTCGAATATACGGCAGAGCTCGAGGCGGTGGACTTCGACCGCCACGAGGCAAAGGTGCACAAGCCGAGCCTTCAGGTGATGGACCAGTGGGGGATCGGCGTCGGCGGGCCGCAGACCATGCCGCATCCGCAGGCCGATGCGGGCCTGTTCCAACCGACTGAGGTTTGA